In a single window of the uncultured Dysgonomonas sp. genome:
- a CDS encoding LptF/LptG family permease, with amino-acid sequence MLKIKRLYTFVIQTFLPVFAMTFVICLFIVLMQFLWRYVEDLVGKGLDISVLAELFLYAAFQLIPMALPLSLLLASLMAFGNLGERLELLSIKASGVSLLKAMKPLIILVAFISIGAFFFQNEAMPRIQVKLRALLWSIKQKSPELDIPEGSFYSDIPNYNLYVKKKNRETKMLHEVMIYDTSKGFDNMAVIVCDSALMRGSEDKTFLLLNLYHGQQFANFRQADINSTSSRSNNQFVPYSRENFKEKEVIIPFNTGFDRMDESNLEGTQISKNIVQLSHSIDSMSARLDSVNIRDRKIIGQHTYFSYRNTEAYQNRLKEADSLKVEKPKALQKKEQPAKIDFDSLLNSYSRDEMAQHLMSAASEAENSRYNMLESNQKAGLQKNIRFHEVERHRKFTLSFACLIFFFIGAPLGAIIRKGGLGMPVVVSVALFIVYYIIDNIGYKMARDGVWEAWQGMWLSSFALFPLGVFLTYKAMNDSALFNPEAYGKFFRKIFFIKVPQKISEEDRTVIINNIPGISEISNLGLDGETIDNLQAMDEEHLRDINKNYTQYGYAKNMQLATLIILKARGADINSIVDNQSYEAAGMDYKNFCKSSVLTGIGYLLAIIFLIINVPGLSIFIYVSYLILFVRSLTYYSMFYASAKKKSKIYHIVVSIASFAAYPLTYWYIKKDMEKNLKELKERAII; translated from the coding sequence ATGCTAAAAATTAAACGACTATATACATTCGTCATCCAAACATTCCTACCTGTCTTTGCTATGACATTTGTGATATGTTTGTTTATTGTACTGATGCAATTCTTGTGGCGTTATGTCGAAGACCTTGTTGGTAAAGGGCTTGACATTTCTGTCTTAGCCGAACTCTTTCTATATGCCGCCTTCCAGTTGATACCAATGGCCCTGCCTTTGTCTCTGCTATTGGCTTCACTTATGGCATTCGGCAATCTGGGCGAGCGGCTCGAATTACTTTCCATCAAAGCGTCCGGAGTCTCACTGCTCAAAGCGATGAAACCCCTGATAATACTTGTCGCATTCATTTCCATTGGTGCATTCTTTTTTCAGAATGAGGCAATGCCCCGTATTCAGGTTAAATTAAGGGCATTATTATGGTCAATTAAGCAAAAATCACCAGAATTGGATATTCCGGAAGGCTCTTTTTATAGCGACATACCAAACTATAACCTGTATGTGAAGAAAAAAAATCGCGAAACCAAGATGTTGCACGAAGTGATGATATATGATACATCCAAAGGTTTCGACAACATGGCGGTTATAGTTTGCGATTCCGCCCTGATGAGAGGTTCGGAAGACAAAACCTTTCTTTTATTAAACCTGTATCACGGGCAGCAGTTCGCTAATTTCCGGCAAGCCGATATCAATAGCACTAGTAGCAGAAGCAACAATCAATTTGTGCCCTATAGCCGGGAGAATTTCAAAGAAAAAGAAGTTATAATTCCATTCAATACAGGATTTGACCGCATGGACGAATCCAATCTGGAAGGAACGCAGATATCCAAAAATATCGTTCAGCTCTCCCACTCCATCGATTCCATGAGTGCCCGGCTGGATAGTGTAAATATCAGGGACCGAAAAATAATCGGCCAGCACACATATTTCTCATACCGGAATACTGAAGCCTACCAAAACAGGCTTAAAGAAGCCGATTCGCTCAAAGTGGAGAAACCCAAAGCCTTACAAAAAAAGGAACAACCGGCAAAAATTGATTTCGATTCCTTACTGAATTCATACAGCAGAGACGAAATGGCACAACATTTAATGTCTGCTGCCAGCGAAGCCGAGAATAGCCGTTACAACATGCTGGAGTCTAACCAAAAAGCAGGACTTCAAAAAAACATCAGGTTTCACGAAGTAGAAAGACATCGCAAATTCACCCTATCCTTTGCCTGTCTTATCTTCTTCTTCATTGGCGCTCCTTTGGGCGCAATTATACGCAAAGGTGGATTAGGAATGCCTGTAGTTGTGTCTGTCGCGTTATTTATAGTCTACTATATTATAGACAACATTGGTTACAAAATGGCTCGCGACGGAGTCTGGGAGGCTTGGCAAGGCATGTGGCTCAGCTCATTTGCACTTTTCCCGTTAGGCGTATTCCTTACATATAAAGCGATGAATGACTCGGCTCTGTTCAACCCTGAAGCATATGGCAAGTTCTTCCGTAAAATATTCTTTATTAAAGTGCCTCAGAAAATAAGTGAAGAGGATCGCACTGTTATTATAAATAATATACCGGGTATATCGGAAATATCAAACCTCGGCCTTGATGGAGAAACAATAGACAACCTTCAGGCAATGGATGAGGAACATCTCAGGGATATTAATAAAAATTACACACAGTATGGTTATGCCAAGAATATGCAACTGGCAACATTAATCATTCTCAAAGCCAGAGGCGCAGACATTAACAGTATCGTTGACAATCAGAGCTATGAAGCGGCCGGCATGGATTATAAGAACTTCTGTAAGAGTTCGGTACTGACTGGAATCGGTTATCTATTGGCTATTATATTTCTCATAATAAATGTTCCGGGACTATCCATCTTTATATATGTTTCATATTTGATCCTTTTTGTACGCTCATTAACATACTATTCTATGTTTTATGCAAGTGCCAAAAAAAAATCGAAAATATATCACATCGTTGTCTCCATAGCTTCATTTGCAGCATATCCTCTGACATACTGGTATATAAAGAAAGATATGGAGAAGAACCTGAAAGAATTAAAAGAACGGGCTATTATCTGA
- the istB gene encoding IS21-like element helper ATPase IstB, with protein MNNQTLDKLRQMRLFGMYEAFKTNLEGSIKETLTPDQFIAMLVNSEWDDRKNKSIARLIKLANFRYKASLEQLDYSVERGLDKNEVHRLASLDFIKEHKDLFITGSTGTGKSYLASALGFHACQMGYRVLYASTAKLMGQLKLAKAKGTNLTELKRIERTDLLILDDFGLQPFDSQARVTLLDIIEDRHGKRSTLITSQIPVKEWYDIIGEKTIADAVLDRIVHQSLRVELHGESLRRKKSNQECLYL; from the coding sequence ATGAACAATCAAACATTGGACAAGTTACGCCAGATGCGCTTATTTGGCATGTATGAAGCTTTTAAGACCAACCTGGAAGGCTCCATTAAAGAGACATTAACACCTGATCAGTTTATCGCTATGCTGGTAAACAGTGAATGGGATGACCGTAAGAATAAGTCCATAGCCAGGCTTATTAAACTGGCCAACTTCCGTTACAAGGCATCATTGGAACAACTGGACTACTCTGTAGAAAGGGGGCTGGATAAGAATGAAGTACACAGGCTGGCTTCTTTAGACTTTATCAAGGAACACAAGGATCTGTTTATTACAGGTAGTACGGGGACAGGCAAGAGCTATCTGGCATCTGCATTAGGCTTTCATGCCTGTCAGATGGGATACAGGGTGCTATACGCTTCAACAGCTAAATTGATGGGCCAGCTTAAACTGGCTAAAGCCAAAGGTACCAACCTGACTGAACTCAAGAGGATAGAAAGGACAGACCTGCTTATTTTGGATGATTTTGGATTGCAACCTTTTGACTCACAGGCAAGAGTTACATTGCTGGATATCATAGAAGACAGGCACGGGAAAAGGTCTACGCTGATTACATCCCAGATACCTGTCAAGGAATGGTATGACATTATAGGAGAGAAAACCATTGCGGATGCTGTATTGGACAGGATAGTACATCAATCACTGAGGGTTGAACTACATGGTGAATCACTCAGAAGAAAAAAATCTAATCAGGAATGTTTATATTTGTAA
- the istA gene encoding IS21 family transposase, whose translation MLKLRQVIRLYNQGKGTKAIAGMLFISRNTIKKYLHIFLSSGLSYEAFSGMSDLELSQKFLVAAHPEKSQRQVDLEALLPGICRELKRKGVTKEMLYRQYIEKYPEGYGISRFCGFIRLYLAQHRPVMHIEHKAGDKMYIDFTGQKLHLDNGDGTKTETEVFVAILGCSQLTYVEAVASQKKEDLIRACENALIYFEGAPLVVVPDNLRAAVTKGSKYEAVLNESFACFAEHYSMTVLPARAYKPRDKSLVEGAVKLVYKTIFTKLDKRIFYDLSSLNAAIRVALEIHNNTPMYKREYSRRQQFEEIERDVLQDLNPIRYELKEQAQLTVWKNGYIRLGVDTHYYSVPYKYIGKTVKVLYTSQSVEVYYRHELIAQHVRNRRKYQYTTNTEHLASQHQFLTEWSAEKFISQAMDIHEDVAEYIAKVLEEKTYPEQAYKSCSGILSFSRRVGNERLIDACRCAQAFGQYGYRVIEEILNKRLDKLKLEDEAARIPNHKNIRGKDYYQ comes from the coding sequence ATGTTAAAACTACGACAAGTAATCCGTCTTTATAATCAGGGCAAAGGCACCAAAGCCATTGCCGGAATGTTGTTTATCTCACGCAATACCATTAAGAAGTACCTGCACATATTCCTTAGTTCAGGTCTTAGTTACGAAGCCTTTTCAGGGATGAGCGATCTGGAGTTATCCCAGAAGTTTCTGGTTGCCGCCCATCCTGAGAAGAGCCAGCGTCAAGTAGATCTGGAGGCTCTGCTTCCGGGTATATGCAGGGAACTCAAGCGTAAGGGCGTTACTAAAGAGATGCTCTACAGGCAGTATATAGAGAAGTACCCTGAAGGTTACGGCATCTCCCGCTTTTGCGGTTTTATCCGGTTGTATTTAGCCCAGCATCGTCCTGTTATGCACATCGAACATAAAGCCGGCGACAAGATGTATATCGACTTTACAGGTCAAAAGCTACATCTGGATAATGGAGACGGGACCAAGACAGAGACGGAAGTCTTTGTTGCTATTCTGGGATGTAGCCAACTCACTTATGTGGAAGCAGTAGCCAGCCAGAAGAAAGAAGACCTGATACGGGCCTGTGAGAACGCTCTGATCTATTTTGAGGGCGCACCTTTGGTGGTTGTACCCGATAACTTGAGAGCAGCCGTAACCAAGGGCAGTAAATACGAAGCGGTGTTGAACGAGTCCTTCGCCTGCTTTGCGGAGCATTACTCGATGACAGTCCTTCCGGCAAGGGCTTACAAACCACGGGACAAGTCCCTGGTGGAAGGTGCGGTAAAACTGGTATATAAAACAATCTTTACCAAGCTGGACAAGCGTATCTTCTATGACCTGTCTTCATTGAACGCTGCTATCCGGGTCGCCCTGGAGATACACAACAACACACCTATGTATAAACGGGAGTACAGCCGCAGACAACAGTTCGAAGAGATTGAGCGTGATGTGTTGCAGGACCTGAACCCGATCCGCTATGAGCTGAAAGAACAGGCTCAGCTTACTGTCTGGAAGAACGGATATATACGCTTAGGAGTGGATACCCATTATTACAGCGTCCCCTATAAATATATCGGAAAAACAGTCAAAGTCCTTTATACTTCGCAGTCAGTAGAGGTTTACTACCGGCATGAACTCATTGCCCAACATGTGCGTAACAGACGTAAATACCAATATACGACCAACACGGAACATCTGGCCTCCCAACACCAGTTCCTGACCGAGTGGTCTGCCGAGAAGTTTATATCCCAGGCTATGGATATACATGAGGATGTGGCTGAGTATATAGCCAAAGTGCTGGAGGAAAAAACATACCCTGAGCAGGCCTACAAGTCTTGTTCAGGCATACTAAGTTTCTCCAGGCGGGTGGGTAACGAACGCCTGATAGATGCCTGCCGCTGTGCCCAAGCCTTCGGGCAATACGGATACAGGGTAATAGAAGAGATCCTGAACAAGCGTCTGGATAAGCTAAAACTGGAGGATGAAGCTGCACGCATACCCAATCATAAAAATATCAGGGGCAAAGACTATTATCAGTAA
- a CDS encoding helix-turn-helix domain-containing protein: MDNKSFEEWMQILLGRFDKIDKTLERMNKLKECFDGDTLLDNHDLCKLLGVTKRTIARYRQKKLLPYYTYDDGRVYYKASEIEQFMKKKGKPPGSSQLV, from the coding sequence ATGGATAATAAAAGTTTTGAAGAATGGATGCAGATTTTGTTAGGTCGTTTTGATAAAATAGACAAGACACTTGAACGGATGAATAAGCTGAAGGAATGCTTTGATGGTGATACACTCCTAGACAATCACGATTTATGTAAACTTCTGGGAGTTACTAAAAGGACCATTGCCAGATATCGCCAGAAAAAGTTGCTTCCATATTATACATATGATGATGGCAGGGTATATTACAAAGCATCGGAAATTGAACAATTCATGAAAAAGAAAGGGAAGCCCCCAGGCAGTTCACAATTAGTATAA
- a CDS encoding SusC/RagA family TonB-linked outer membrane protein → MNVKPNSKFRKNKIALFTAAFMLCSICNSFLHANYSNENLSVNQTNRTIKGKVTDKVGDPLIGVSVTATGTTVGAMTDIDGAYTINMPQGATQLRFSFIGFKEQIVSIQNKTNIDIVLEEDNQLLDEVVVVGYGTQKKETLTGSVAVVDGKAMENKGTLSSPLQALQGQVPGVIITRSSSAPGDESWSMSLRGAVSRNATSPLIIIDGIEYESANELRLLNPSDIESINFLKDASAAIYGSKAAGGVVLVQTKKAKGGKTRVEYNGSVSAKFVGLMPEMMSLSQWADAVVQARTNDGYNNDDVWMRYAKLALANKGSYINLDHASNPISGAFTDVADYVFFDTNWNDIMWGTAASTQHELSISGGGDKATYRASLGYMYDDSNLKWGENNNNRYNFRLSNSFKLTNALSLESVIAYNRQDQVAPSQVGSVLATSIQQPGFPSSTVDGKPYAWGTWGAPNWYAELGGENKLKVSAINISESFNYSLTKDLKAVATLGYNTSTSTRDIVSKSIDWYNYAGTRVIRTAPTQDKSFYTKTNSRTDFYSLSGYLEWSRIFAKDHDIKVMGGAQYNMKEYEYSYSRTDNVMPGLEIPNGEGTSWIINPDNKDDRAKKNQEAIMSYFGRINYTFQSKYMLEGQFRYDGSSKFQSDNRWAAFWGASAGWRISEEAFMQDLSNYVSNLKLRASYGNVGNQSGIDLYDGVQLYNAYSGSGALIGNGKVTYIDTNGKLVSQDRTWERIHNYNIGLDFGFFGGRLNGTVEYFWKKNNNMLVRNAYPSILGDEAPQHNAGKFKGNGFEGSFTWSDKIGNVRYNLGATYTYANTKLTDNGGDAALGQVEITLK, encoded by the coding sequence ATGAATGTAAAACCTAATTCTAAATTCCGGAAAAACAAAATTGCATTATTCACCGCTGCCTTTATGCTATGCAGTATATGCAATTCTTTCCTACATGCTAATTATTCGAATGAGAATCTGTCCGTAAATCAGACAAACCGGACGATCAAAGGAAAAGTTACCGATAAAGTTGGTGACCCTCTTATCGGTGTCTCTGTAACTGCCACAGGAACCACCGTGGGCGCGATGACTGACATCGACGGAGCATATACAATAAATATGCCTCAGGGAGCTACACAGCTAAGATTTAGCTTTATTGGCTTCAAAGAACAAATCGTCAGTATCCAAAACAAAACAAATATCGACATCGTGTTAGAAGAGGATAATCAACTCTTGGACGAAGTAGTGGTAGTTGGATATGGTACCCAAAAGAAAGAAACACTAACAGGTTCTGTTGCCGTGGTAGACGGAAAAGCCATGGAAAACAAAGGTACCTTGTCAAGTCCTTTACAGGCTTTGCAAGGACAAGTTCCCGGTGTTATTATTACTCGCTCCTCATCGGCTCCCGGTGACGAAAGCTGGAGTATGAGCCTTCGTGGAGCTGTATCCAGAAATGCGACATCGCCTTTGATCATCATCGATGGAATAGAATATGAGAGTGCCAATGAACTTCGCCTGTTAAATCCATCGGATATAGAATCTATCAACTTCCTTAAAGATGCGTCTGCGGCTATATATGGTAGTAAGGCTGCCGGAGGTGTTGTATTGGTGCAAACAAAAAAAGCCAAAGGAGGTAAAACCCGGGTAGAATATAACGGCTCAGTCTCTGCAAAATTTGTAGGATTAATGCCGGAAATGATGAGTCTCTCCCAATGGGCTGACGCTGTAGTACAGGCACGGACTAACGATGGTTATAATAACGATGATGTATGGATGCGATATGCAAAACTGGCTTTAGCCAATAAAGGAAGCTATATCAACCTCGATCATGCAAGTAACCCTATATCCGGAGCTTTCACCGATGTAGCCGATTATGTATTTTTCGATACCAATTGGAACGATATTATGTGGGGGACAGCAGCTTCTACACAACATGAGCTGAGCATATCAGGCGGAGGTGATAAAGCCACATATCGCGCGTCTTTGGGTTATATGTACGATGATAGTAACCTGAAATGGGGAGAAAACAATAATAATCGGTACAACTTCCGCCTGAGCAATTCGTTCAAATTGACGAATGCCCTTTCGCTCGAATCGGTTATAGCATATAATCGGCAGGACCAGGTGGCCCCGTCCCAAGTTGGTTCCGTTTTAGCTACGTCCATCCAGCAGCCGGGATTCCCGTCATCTACCGTCGATGGAAAACCGTATGCATGGGGTACATGGGGTGCTCCTAACTGGTATGCAGAACTTGGAGGAGAAAACAAACTGAAAGTTTCAGCTATCAATATAAGCGAATCATTCAACTATTCTTTAACAAAAGATTTAAAAGCAGTTGCAACACTAGGCTATAATACATCAACATCCACACGCGATATTGTATCAAAATCAATTGATTGGTATAATTATGCCGGGACACGTGTTATACGAACTGCCCCCACTCAAGATAAAAGCTTCTATACAAAAACAAATTCCAGAACAGACTTTTACTCTCTGTCGGGATATCTGGAATGGAGCCGTATTTTTGCAAAAGATCATGACATAAAAGTTATGGGGGGTGCACAATATAATATGAAAGAGTATGAATACTCATACAGCCGTACTGATAATGTGATGCCGGGATTGGAAATTCCGAATGGAGAAGGAACATCATGGATAATAAATCCTGATAATAAGGATGACAGGGCCAAAAAGAATCAGGAGGCCATCATGTCATATTTTGGAAGGATCAATTATACTTTTCAAAGTAAATATATGCTGGAAGGTCAGTTCCGTTACGACGGTTCTTCCAAATTCCAATCGGATAACCGTTGGGCTGCATTTTGGGGAGCCTCTGCCGGATGGCGTATATCGGAGGAAGCATTCATGCAAGATCTAAGCAATTATGTTAGTAATTTGAAACTGAGAGCTTCATACGGAAACGTGGGAAATCAAAGCGGAATCGATCTTTATGACGGAGTACAGCTATATAATGCATATTCGGGTTCCGGAGCATTAATCGGGAATGGGAAAGTTACTTATATAGACACTAATGGTAAGTTAGTTAGCCAGGACCGTACATGGGAAAGAATACACAATTATAATATCGGGCTGGACTTCGGCTTCTTCGGCGGAAGATTGAATGGTACCGTCGAATATTTCTGGAAAAAGAATAACAATATGCTTGTTAGAAATGCTTATCCTTCAATATTAGGAGACGAAGCGCCTCAACATAATGCGGGTAAATTTAAGGGGAATGGATTCGAGGGCAGTTTTACCTGGTCAGACAAGATTGGCAATGTACGCTACAATCTGGGCGCAACATATACTTATGCTAATACCAAGCTGACAGACAATGGAGGAGATGCCGCTCTTGGCCAAGTGGAAATAACACTAAAATAG
- a CDS encoding helix-turn-helix domain-containing protein — MAKYSTELTEKIVSLLEDEFFTVSQVCKATGISRETYYCWMNTRGDFRSEVEQAVARREAELMTVMHSSLKKKLEGYYTTVEKDIYVPNGHTGELVFKQKTVTKKECPPDLRTIKMLLDRQDKDSPSRPPQRQEKAAKECTMKDEVGTLEKIEEADNSIDQKPAEEILETCAEAITEFPPKNEHIKKGMQVLTSSQKRKGEHKKKKNMTTEKIKKTVRCVRF, encoded by the coding sequence ATGGCAAAGTACAGTACGGAATTGACAGAAAAGATTGTAAGCCTGCTTGAAGACGAATTTTTCACCGTGTCGCAGGTATGTAAGGCAACAGGCATCAGCCGTGAGACATATTATTGCTGGATGAATACCAGAGGCGATTTCCGCAGCGAAGTGGAACAGGCGGTAGCGCGCCGCGAAGCGGAACTGATGACGGTGATGCATTCTTCGCTGAAAAAGAAACTTGAAGGCTATTACACCACGGTAGAAAAAGATATCTATGTCCCCAATGGGCATACAGGCGAACTTGTTTTCAAGCAAAAGACAGTTACAAAAAAGGAATGCCCGCCCGACCTTCGCACAATAAAGATGCTGCTTGACAGACAGGATAAGGATAGCCCCTCCCGACCTCCCCAGAGGCAGGAGAAAGCTGCTAAAGAATGCACAATGAAGGATGAAGTCGGAACTCTGGAAAAAATAGAAGAAGCAGATAATAGTATAGATCAAAAACCGGCGGAAGAAATATTGGAAACCTGCGCGGAGGCCATCACAGAGTTTCCCCCGAAAAACGAACATATAAAAAAGGGTATGCAAGTACTTACATCTTCTCAAAAAAGAAAGGGCGAACACAAAAAGAAGAAAAATATGACAACCGAAAAAATTAAGAAAACTGTCAGATGTGTCAGGTTTTAA